In one window of Posidoniimonas corsicana DNA:
- a CDS encoding exo-beta-N-acetylmuramidase NamZ domain-containing protein: MACLIASRAVGSEFDRQAFNAIGPLVEKAIERGELPGCVVAIGDRQGIEFLAAFGDRSVEPERAAMTTDTVFDLASLTKPVATATSVMRLLERGQLRLRDKAADFIPGFGQNGKREITIEQLLTHASGLIPDNPLADYRDGPELAWERINQLKPVVTPGTEFKYSDVNFLVLGRIVEQISGKPLNEFAAAEIYRPLGMSETGYLPGESLQKRAAPHTKRPEGGWIVGEVHDPRAALLGGVAGHAGLFSTAEDLSRYARMMLAGGALDGAAILGNATVEEMTRGRDVDGNLRGLGWDSNSVYSRNRGELMSNSAFGHGGFTGTGMWIDPGNDLFVIFLSNRLHPDDDGSVNDLIGRISTIACAAIRPDASTSAAPHQAEARVRLGVDQLQADGFETLQGKRVGLITNHTGVNSRGVRTIDLLADAEGVELVRLFSPEHGPSGVLDHGGIKDAKDEKTGLPIASLYGERRKPAPEQLQDLDALVFDIQDIGCRFYTYISTMRLAMQAAHEAGLTYIVLDRPNPIDGVTVEGPMLDKGSESFVGTHPLPVRHGMTVGELAQLFATDQKAEGELVVVPISDWDASSNQDRSGQLWINPSPNMRSLRAAILYPGIGLLETTNISVGRGTDTPFELLGAPWIDPWEFADAINAAGVPGVRAIPRYFTPDASKHEGDRCGGAGLIVTDAEVFPSVDLGLAVASTLRRLYPEEWQSERFNRLLINKSVFDATVNGASLPELRELSRRGVDDFLKRRERALIYPR, encoded by the coding sequence ATGGCGTGCTTGATCGCGTCCAGAGCTGTCGGTTCGGAGTTTGACCGCCAGGCCTTTAACGCCATCGGCCCGCTGGTCGAAAAGGCTATAGAAAGAGGGGAACTACCGGGCTGCGTCGTCGCGATTGGCGATCGACAGGGGATCGAGTTCCTGGCGGCGTTCGGAGACCGTTCGGTTGAGCCGGAGCGGGCGGCGATGACCACCGACACGGTGTTCGACCTGGCGTCGCTGACAAAGCCCGTCGCCACAGCGACGAGCGTCATGCGGCTGCTGGAACGCGGACAGCTTAGGCTGCGTGACAAGGCCGCGGACTTTATTCCGGGGTTCGGTCAAAACGGCAAGCGGGAGATCACCATCGAACAACTGCTGACGCACGCCAGCGGGCTGATACCCGACAACCCGCTGGCCGACTACCGGGACGGGCCCGAGCTGGCGTGGGAGCGCATCAACCAGCTGAAGCCGGTCGTCACGCCGGGCACGGAGTTCAAGTACTCCGACGTCAACTTCCTGGTTCTGGGACGCATCGTGGAGCAGATCAGCGGGAAGCCACTCAACGAGTTTGCCGCCGCTGAGATCTACCGCCCGCTCGGGATGAGTGAAACGGGCTACCTGCCAGGTGAGTCGCTTCAGAAGCGCGCCGCCCCCCACACGAAGCGCCCTGAGGGCGGATGGATTGTGGGCGAAGTGCACGACCCCCGCGCGGCGTTGCTGGGCGGCGTCGCAGGCCACGCGGGGCTGTTCAGCACCGCTGAGGACCTGTCACGGTACGCTCGCATGATGCTCGCCGGCGGCGCGCTCGACGGGGCGGCTATTCTTGGCAATGCGACCGTCGAAGAGATGACCCGCGGCCGCGACGTCGACGGCAACCTCCGCGGGCTCGGCTGGGACTCCAACAGCGTCTATTCCCGCAACCGCGGAGAGCTGATGTCCAACTCGGCCTTCGGTCACGGGGGCTTCACCGGCACCGGGATGTGGATCGACCCCGGCAACGACCTCTTCGTGATCTTCCTCTCCAACCGCCTGCACCCCGACGACGACGGCTCGGTCAACGACCTCATCGGCCGCATCAGCACGATCGCCTGCGCCGCGATCCGACCGGACGCCAGCACTAGTGCGGCGCCGCATCAAGCCGAAGCCCGCGTCCGACTGGGCGTTGATCAGCTGCAGGCCGACGGGTTCGAGACCCTGCAGGGCAAGCGGGTAGGGCTGATCACCAACCACACAGGCGTCAACAGCCGCGGCGTGCGTACGATCGACCTGCTGGCGGACGCCGAAGGGGTCGAACTGGTGAGGCTGTTCAGCCCCGAGCACGGGCCGAGCGGCGTACTGGACCACGGCGGGATCAAGGACGCCAAGGACGAGAAGACTGGCCTGCCGATCGCCAGCCTGTACGGCGAGCGGCGCAAGCCCGCGCCCGAGCAGCTCCAGGACCTAGACGCCCTGGTGTTCGACATCCAGGACATCGGATGCCGGTTTTACACGTACATCTCGACCATGAGGCTGGCGATGCAGGCCGCACACGAGGCCGGACTCACGTATATTGTCCTCGACCGTCCCAACCCGATCGACGGGGTCACGGTTGAGGGGCCGATGCTCGACAAAGGCAGCGAGTCGTTCGTTGGCACCCACCCGCTGCCAGTCCGTCACGGCATGACGGTAGGCGAATTGGCGCAGCTGTTCGCAACCGACCAGAAAGCCGAGGGCGAGTTGGTGGTCGTGCCCATCTCTGATTGGGATGCTTCCAGCAACCAGGACCGCAGTGGTCAGCTCTGGATCAACCCTTCGCCCAACATGCGGAGCCTGCGGGCCGCGATCCTGTACCCGGGGATCGGCCTGCTCGAAACGACCAACATCTCCGTAGGACGCGGAACCGACACGCCATTTGAGCTGCTCGGCGCTCCGTGGATTGATCCCTGGGAGTTTGCGGACGCGATTAACGCCGCCGGGGTTCCGGGCGTGAGGGCAATCCCGCGATACTTCACGCCCGACGCCAGCAAGCACGAAGGCGACCGATGCGGCGGCGCCGGGTTGATAGTGACCGACGCCGAGGTGTTCCCGTCGGTCGACCTGGGCCTGGCGGTCGCATCCACTCTCCGCCGGCTCTACCCAGAAGAGTGGCAGTCCGAACGCTTCAACCGCCTGCTGATAAACAAGTCGGTGTTTGACGCCACGGTGAACGGCGCCTCGCTGCCGGAACTGCGTGAACTGTCCCGTCGCGGCGTCGATGATTTCCTGAAGCGCCGTGAGCGGGCGTTGATCTACCCCCGCTAG
- a CDS encoding lamin tail domain-containing protein gives MPLALTAIACLATTPGMAQIVINEVVKEERTAGSSSVDPDTREFVELYNAGDTAVNLQDWTVGQVDLSTGVEDFVDPLPNFMLNPGEYFVIGGGSAGNVDFSPFPDNIWDDISPKMLELRDNTTNLVDAVAYEVFRTGTAGLSAISADQLAQIGRGFQGQLISMNASSPNERISWSRYRDGVDTNQNGIDFGMLPLSPGASNNLPHAAAHQVPDVDGASINSALSDDYYASFLMPRVVDPAVASGINPRAIPASPQGGNAIVAWDETGGGNAAFSKSTADSYDIYAYFDTTPLGVSVDTNDEEWETTAYGIGSTDPFFGHPDPSGGIFVEGSVLQNGSTGIGWVYQQYDNPGDDALDFTRLMLVEFGAGGNATAEAAEWNVIETLDLSAVDAGWYRLSVDYDPTTGDVEAIFDDQTFTFTTGIDQRGSFFIGYREGITSQGDRFDKLNPPIYDIYVEAGGGLIGDYNGDGVVDAADYTVWRDTLGDTVTPGEGADGDGNGMIDSGDYAEWVANFGATAPGPEASQAAPEPAGLVLLCVLATGAAARRRRLAN, from the coding sequence TTGCCCCTCGCCCTGACCGCCATCGCCTGCCTAGCCACAACGCCGGGCATGGCGCAGATCGTCATCAACGAAGTGGTCAAAGAAGAACGGACCGCCGGGAGCAGCTCGGTCGACCCCGACACCCGAGAGTTTGTCGAGTTGTACAACGCTGGCGATACGGCGGTGAATCTCCAGGACTGGACGGTCGGGCAGGTTGACCTCTCCACCGGCGTAGAAGACTTTGTCGACCCCCTCCCCAACTTTATGCTGAATCCCGGCGAGTACTTCGTCATCGGCGGCGGGTCCGCTGGCAATGTTGACTTCAGCCCGTTCCCAGACAACATCTGGGATGACATTTCTCCCAAGATGCTCGAGCTACGCGACAACACGACGAACCTAGTTGACGCGGTGGCCTACGAGGTATTTAGGACGGGCACCGCGGGTCTGTCTGCGATCTCTGCGGATCAGCTCGCGCAGATCGGCCGCGGGTTCCAAGGGCAGCTGATCTCCATGAACGCCAGCTCGCCCAACGAACGCATTTCGTGGTCACGCTACCGAGACGGCGTCGACACCAACCAGAACGGAATCGACTTCGGCATGCTGCCGCTATCGCCGGGCGCGTCGAACAACCTGCCGCACGCAGCGGCGCATCAGGTTCCCGATGTCGACGGAGCGTCGATCAATTCGGCGTTGTCCGACGACTACTACGCGTCCTTCTTGATGCCCCGAGTCGTTGACCCAGCAGTGGCCTCCGGGATCAACCCTCGCGCAATCCCAGCTTCGCCCCAGGGCGGCAACGCGATCGTCGCGTGGGACGAGACGGGCGGCGGCAATGCCGCGTTCAGCAAGTCGACCGCGGACAGCTACGATATCTACGCATACTTTGACACCACTCCTCTGGGTGTGTCGGTGGACACGAACGACGAAGAATGGGAAACCACCGCCTACGGCATCGGTTCGACCGACCCGTTCTTTGGCCACCCCGATCCGTCCGGTGGCATATTCGTCGAGGGCAGCGTGCTGCAGAACGGCAGCACCGGCATCGGCTGGGTCTACCAGCAGTACGACAACCCCGGTGACGACGCGTTGGACTTCACACGTCTGATGCTGGTTGAGTTTGGCGCTGGCGGCAACGCGACAGCCGAAGCCGCCGAGTGGAACGTGATCGAGACGCTCGACCTTTCAGCAGTCGACGCTGGCTGGTACCGGCTCTCCGTCGACTACGACCCGACCACCGGCGATGTCGAAGCAATCTTCGACGACCAGACCTTCACTTTCACGACCGGAATCGACCAACGGGGATCATTCTTCATCGGTTACCGAGAAGGCATTACCAGCCAGGGCGACCGTTTCGACAAGCTGAACCCGCCGATCTACGACATCTACGTAGAAGCCGGCGGCGGCCTCATCGGCGACTATAATGGCGACGGCGTCGTCGACGCTGCCGACTATACCGTTTGGCGTGACACCCTCGGGGACACGGTGACTCCAGGCGAGGGCGCCGACGGAGACGGCAACGGCATGATCGACTCCGGCGACTACGCCGAGTGGGTAGCGAACTTTGGCGCCACGGCCCCCGGCCCTGAGGCATCACAAGCCGCGCCCGAGCCTGCGGGACTGGTATTGCTGTGTGTGCTTGCCACCGGCGCCGCCGCACGCCGCCGTCGCTTGGCCAACTAA
- a CDS encoding MBL fold metallo-hydrolase gives MNEIVSADITGQMVLLGTGTSVGVPMLGCGCGVCRSADSKNRRTRCSAILGLPEGNLLIDTSPDMRQQLLREGVGLVHAVLYTHEHADHLFGLDDLRLMQFYLDGPLPLLCEEIVERRIRRSFDYAFASLPNLHAGATPKVEFRRIGPINDGHGAFQVLGAEVTAVRQNHGPNFETLGFRFGGVAYCTDVCAMADESKAVLRGLDVLILDALRRKPHPTHFSLDQAVALAEELGARQTYFTHMSHDLEHEATNASLPEGMQLAYDGLRIPLT, from the coding sequence ATGAACGAAATCGTATCCGCCGACATCACCGGGCAGATGGTCCTGCTAGGCACCGGGACCAGCGTCGGCGTGCCGATGCTGGGGTGCGGCTGCGGCGTCTGCAGGTCGGCCGATTCAAAGAACAGACGGACGCGGTGCAGCGCGATTCTCGGTCTGCCGGAGGGGAATCTGCTGATCGACACCTCGCCCGACATGCGGCAGCAGCTATTGCGCGAGGGAGTGGGGCTGGTGCACGCGGTGCTCTACACGCACGAGCACGCCGACCACTTGTTTGGGCTCGACGACTTGCGGCTGATGCAGTTCTACCTGGACGGGCCGCTGCCGCTGCTGTGCGAGGAGATCGTCGAGCGGCGGATCCGCCGCTCGTTCGACTACGCGTTCGCCTCGCTCCCCAACCTGCACGCGGGGGCCACGCCCAAGGTAGAGTTTCGCCGTATCGGCCCGATCAACGACGGGCATGGCGCCTTCCAAGTGCTCGGCGCTGAGGTGACGGCGGTGCGCCAGAACCACGGACCCAACTTTGAAACGCTCGGGTTCCGGTTCGGCGGCGTCGCCTACTGCACGGACGTTTGCGCTATGGCGGACGAGTCTAAAGCTGTGCTCCGCGGCCTGGATGTGTTGATCCTGGACGCGCTGCGTCGCAAGCCGCACCCGACGCACTTTAGCCTCGATCAGGCGGTTGCCTTAGCGGAGGAGCTAGGCGCGCGGCAAACCTACTTCACCCACATGTCGCACGACCTGGAGCACGAAGCGACCAACGCCAGCCTGCCGGAGGGGATGCAGCTTGCCTACGACGGCCTGCGTATCCCGCTGACCTAG
- a CDS encoding CNNM domain-containing protein, with product MSDLANLAPYIPHLIAMSLLLAASAFFSCSEAALFYLGRDDRERMKRGALGERTAARLLANPERLLTAILFWNLLINMAYFALASLVAIGLSNRGASSEASALTVIALFAVIIFSEMLPKNIGVVWPARLATLVSVPLNAAAKVLDPVAWVFGAVSRGSARVLFPRFEPEPYLELGDLERAISLSGEDRQLIEQEQNVLSRIVALSNTRIEEIMRPRLLYEALPPPVSRSQLTPQTTASGYLLITEPDSEEIAAVIDVNRVSLLAGEQIGQLSSPVLPVPWCASVADTLARLDAAKRDVAAVVNELGETIGIVTRNDILGSVLHAEAARDRGADRVGRIRAIGDGQWEVTGMTTLRRLAKQLGCDLPAVKGITVAGMLQEQLHRLPEEGDEVEWAEHFWRVLTADHPTLLTASVRKVLTPDSPPTD from the coding sequence GTGAGCGATTTGGCCAACCTCGCGCCCTACATCCCGCACCTGATCGCGATGTCGCTGCTGCTGGCGGCCAGCGCGTTTTTCTCTTGCAGCGAGGCCGCGCTCTTCTACCTGGGACGCGACGACCGAGAGCGGATGAAACGCGGCGCCTTGGGCGAACGCACCGCCGCGCGGCTCTTGGCGAACCCGGAACGGCTGCTCACGGCGATCCTGTTCTGGAACCTGTTGATCAACATGGCCTACTTCGCGTTGGCGTCGTTGGTTGCGATTGGCTTGAGCAACCGCGGCGCCAGCAGCGAGGCGTCCGCCCTCACGGTGATCGCCCTGTTCGCCGTGATCATCTTCAGCGAGATGCTGCCAAAGAACATCGGCGTGGTTTGGCCCGCTAGGCTCGCGACGCTGGTGAGCGTGCCGCTGAACGCCGCCGCGAAGGTGCTCGACCCGGTGGCGTGGGTGTTCGGCGCTGTGAGCCGCGGGTCTGCCCGCGTGTTGTTCCCCAGGTTCGAGCCGGAGCCTTACCTCGAGCTGGGCGACCTGGAACGGGCGATCAGCCTGTCGGGCGAGGACCGGCAGCTGATCGAGCAGGAGCAGAACGTGCTAAGCCGCATCGTCGCGTTGTCCAACACACGGATCGAGGAGATTATGCGCCCCCGGTTGCTGTACGAGGCGCTCCCCCCGCCGGTGTCGCGGTCTCAGCTGACCCCGCAGACCACCGCCAGCGGCTACCTCCTGATCACCGAGCCGGACAGCGAGGAGATCGCCGCCGTGATCGACGTGAACCGAGTGTCGCTGCTGGCGGGGGAGCAGATCGGCCAGCTCAGCTCCCCGGTGCTGCCCGTCCCCTGGTGCGCGAGCGTCGCGGACACGCTGGCCCGGCTGGACGCCGCCAAGCGGGACGTCGCGGCGGTGGTCAACGAGCTGGGCGAGACCATCGGGATCGTCACCCGCAACGACATCCTCGGAAGCGTGCTCCACGCCGAGGCGGCCCGCGACCGCGGCGCCGACCGGGTCGGCCGGATCCGCGCGATCGGCGACGGCCAGTGGGAGGTGACCGGCATGACTACGCTCCGCCGTCTGGCGAAGCAGCTGGGGTGCGACCTGCCCGCGGTCAAGGGGATCACGGTGGCGGGAATGCTGCAGGAGCAGCTCCACCGGCTGCCCGAGGAGGGGGACGAGGTAGAGTGGGCCGAGCACTTCTGGCGTGTGCTGACCGCCGACCACCCTACACTGCTGACCGCCTCGGTCCGCAAGGTTCTAACGCCCGACAGCCCTCCAACCGATTGA
- a CDS encoding ABC transporter permease subunit — protein sequence MIIGPVFSREALTAPRRVRFYAVPCLFVATLLGLALTAWQVLVGSQNVTNPGDLARFGAAAFTLLAPLQLTVCVLFSALLAAAAVSQEKDRKTLILLLLSDLSNSELVVGKLLASMLTVLMVIAAGVPFFMLLTLLGGVNGAQVARVTAVTAVAALAAGSLGSTVALWREKTFQALAITGLVIVLWLVGWEFVAAGGVDGLAPQAAAWAAVLSPWQAIQVAVQPAYAQPGGENSVTGFVAAGGAVVLLLNAVAVAMVRVWNPSREARPTGAETQANDDSWITDDQAAADERRLQSHKAPGRPRPVWDNPILWREVRTWAYGKKILVVKLGYLFIFGLAACGAAVATDNDAPRAEAAVSASTTMLAPLFVLSVVLVNALSVTSLTNERDLKALDLLLATDLTPKELIFGKLGGVLYNAKEMILLPMALCVYLWWTGTLSGENLVFLLIGLAVVNAFAAMLGLHAGMMYPNSRQAIGASIGTLLFLFLGVTTCMRMMLALSQSFEYQLAPFLGFMLGGGIALFAALGWRNPSSAMGLACFTAPFAVFYAIVSFLLGNYDWGFTATVATFGFATMAMLVPALSEFDVATGRTTAGDA from the coding sequence TTGATTATCGGCCCAGTATTCTCCCGCGAAGCCCTGACCGCTCCACGGCGTGTCCGGTTCTACGCGGTCCCTTGCCTGTTCGTCGCGACGCTCTTGGGGCTGGCGCTCACGGCCTGGCAGGTGCTTGTTGGATCGCAAAACGTCACCAACCCAGGCGACCTGGCCAGGTTTGGCGCGGCCGCGTTTACGCTGCTCGCGCCGCTGCAACTCACGGTCTGCGTCCTTTTCTCCGCGCTGCTGGCGGCCGCGGCGGTTTCACAGGAGAAGGACCGCAAGACGCTCATCCTGCTGCTGCTCTCGGACCTGAGCAACTCAGAGCTGGTTGTCGGGAAGCTGCTGGCCAGCATGCTTACGGTGTTGATGGTGATCGCGGCCGGTGTGCCGTTTTTCATGCTCCTGACGCTGTTGGGCGGCGTCAACGGCGCTCAGGTCGCAAGGGTGACGGCTGTCACGGCGGTCGCAGCGCTGGCCGCTGGGAGCCTCGGGTCCACGGTGGCTTTGTGGCGTGAGAAGACCTTTCAGGCGTTGGCGATAACAGGCCTGGTGATCGTTCTGTGGCTTGTTGGGTGGGAGTTTGTGGCGGCGGGCGGCGTAGACGGCCTTGCGCCGCAAGCGGCCGCCTGGGCGGCTGTGCTGAGCCCGTGGCAGGCGATCCAGGTAGCCGTGCAACCCGCCTACGCCCAGCCCGGCGGTGAGAACTCCGTGACAGGTTTCGTGGCCGCGGGCGGCGCCGTGGTGTTGCTGCTCAACGCGGTTGCCGTGGCGATGGTGCGGGTGTGGAACCCGTCACGTGAGGCGCGTCCCACTGGCGCTGAAACGCAGGCCAACGACGACAGTTGGATCACCGATGACCAAGCGGCCGCCGACGAGCGTCGGCTGCAGTCGCACAAGGCGCCCGGGCGGCCAAGGCCGGTGTGGGACAACCCCATCCTGTGGCGTGAAGTTCGCACCTGGGCCTACGGCAAGAAGATCCTGGTTGTGAAGCTGGGCTACCTGTTCATCTTCGGCCTCGCCGCCTGCGGCGCGGCGGTGGCGACCGACAACGACGCGCCGCGCGCCGAGGCCGCGGTCTCGGCCTCAACCACGATGCTGGCGCCGCTGTTCGTGCTGAGCGTGGTGCTGGTGAACGCGTTGTCGGTGACGTCGCTTACCAACGAGCGGGACCTCAAAGCACTCGACCTCCTGCTGGCGACCGACCTTACGCCCAAAGAGCTAATCTTCGGCAAGCTGGGCGGCGTGCTCTACAACGCGAAGGAGATGATCCTGCTGCCGATGGCGCTGTGCGTCTACCTGTGGTGGACCGGCACCCTGAGCGGCGAGAACCTGGTGTTCCTGCTGATCGGGCTGGCGGTGGTCAACGCCTTTGCAGCGATGCTGGGGCTGCACGCCGGCATGATGTACCCCAACTCACGCCAGGCGATCGGCGCCAGCATCGGCACGCTGCTGTTCCTGTTCCTCGGGGTCACCACCTGCATGCGGATGATGCTGGCCTTGTCGCAGTCGTTCGAGTACCAGTTGGCGCCGTTCCTGGGATTCATGCTGGGGGGCGGCATCGCGCTGTTCGCGGCGCTGGGGTGGCGCAACCCCTCATCGGCGATGGGGCTGGCGTGCTTCACGGCGCCATTCGCTGTGTTCTACGCGATCGTGAGCTTCCTGCTGGGCAACTACGATTGGGGGTTCACCGCCACCGTCGCGACGTTCGGCTTCGCCACCATGGCGATGCTGGTGCCGGCGCTCTCGGAGTTCGACGTGGCTACCGGACGCACCACCGCCGGGGACGCCTAG
- a CDS encoding CNNM domain-containing protein, with protein MWLAILLFAVGLTLSAFFSGSETGFYRVARVRVLIDAMSGSRIAKMLLWAINNPAAFVATALVGNNVANYVVSCATVLFAQILIPGGGAASEMGLTIALAPVVFIYGELLPKQLFFAAPNRLLRGCAPGLSVAAVLFAPVSAALWVVGFVLQRVARVPSQALRMELARRELGEVLDEGHAVGLLSPAQRRLAQGTFAAAARSIREFMIPVARLPQADPSMNRRELVRFARRRQQTFVVLRDGAGYVRVLDCLLDPEDPRLPIRELLSTPISRNFLATLLNMQSANREVAAVRDQRDRIVGYVFAERLRTALAVDQGP; from the coding sequence ATGTGGCTGGCCATCCTGCTATTCGCCGTTGGGCTGACGCTGAGCGCTTTCTTCAGCGGCTCGGAGACCGGTTTCTACCGGGTTGCGAGGGTGCGCGTCCTGATCGATGCGATGAGCGGCAGCAGGATCGCCAAGATGCTGCTGTGGGCCATCAATAACCCGGCGGCGTTTGTCGCCACGGCGCTCGTCGGCAACAACGTGGCGAACTACGTGGTGTCGTGCGCGACGGTGTTATTCGCACAGATCCTGATCCCCGGCGGCGGCGCGGCGTCCGAAATGGGTCTCACCATCGCCCTGGCGCCGGTGGTGTTCATCTACGGGGAGCTGCTGCCAAAGCAGCTGTTCTTCGCGGCGCCCAACCGGCTGCTGCGGGGCTGTGCGCCGGGGCTGTCGGTGGCGGCAGTGCTGTTCGCCCCCGTCAGCGCCGCGCTGTGGGTGGTGGGCTTCGTGCTGCAGCGGGTGGCGCGGGTGCCCTCCCAGGCGTTGCGGATGGAACTCGCCCGCCGCGAGCTGGGCGAGGTGCTCGACGAGGGGCACGCGGTGGGGCTGCTCTCGCCGGCGCAGCGGCGCCTCGCCCAGGGGACGTTCGCGGCCGCGGCCCGGTCGATCCGTGAATTCATGATCCCGGTGGCCAGGCTGCCCCAGGCGGACCCGTCGATGAACCGCCGGGAGCTGGTCCGGTTCGCGCGTCGACGCCAGCAGACGTTCGTCGTCCTCCGCGACGGCGCCGGCTACGTGCGGGTGCTCGACTGCCTGCTCGATCCCGAGGACCCGCGTTTGCCAATTCGCGAACTCCTTTCGACTCCCATCTCCCGGAACTTCCTCGCAACCCTGCTGAACATGCAGTCGGCCAACCGCGAGGTGGCCGCCGTCCGCGATCAACGCGACCGCATCGTCGGCTATGTCTTTGCCGAGCGGCTGCGCACAGCGCTGGCTGTCGATCAGGGGCCATAG
- a CDS encoding DUF1559 domain-containing protein, with product MGSGSASVRGFTLVELLVVIAIIGILIALLLPAVQSAREAARRMQCKNSIKNMTLAVINYENTNGGLPPCTDADPGATARFANVDLIEPYLSWAVRVLPYVEEQTLADQFDMDARADNQDLTLMPGRNQISPMMCPSDGATGRLYSPDRRNPDLSFGKGNIVAYVSPEHVNGMRVYPGALINEVHPLARFTDGTSNTLMLTEVRTRDNRNDPRGVWSAAYCGGSIISYDMHSSEDPIGTLKTRNSDYNPFRNVDIDAFTPNARPTGNSDRLRECPDRDGADLELMPCDADNGTWTGASPRSMHPGGVNASLVDGSVTWLSDDIDRHLMARMISINDGQMNIEGELSASGGRRRN from the coding sequence TTGGGCTCTGGCTCAGCGTCCGTACGCGGCTTTACTCTGGTCGAGCTGCTTGTGGTGATCGCCATCATCGGCATCCTGATCGCGCTGCTGCTGCCGGCCGTGCAATCGGCCCGCGAGGCCGCGCGTCGGATGCAGTGCAAGAACAGCATCAAGAACATGACGCTGGCGGTGATCAACTACGAGAACACCAACGGCGGCCTGCCTCCCTGCACTGACGCCGACCCCGGCGCGACGGCGCGGTTTGCGAATGTCGACCTGATCGAACCCTACCTGAGCTGGGCCGTGCGGGTGCTGCCCTACGTCGAAGAGCAGACGCTGGCCGATCAGTTTGATATGGACGCGCGGGCCGACAACCAGGACCTGACTCTGATGCCGGGCAGGAATCAGATTTCGCCGATGATGTGCCCCTCCGACGGCGCCACGGGCCGGCTCTATTCCCCCGACCGCCGCAACCCCGACCTTAGCTTCGGCAAGGGCAATATCGTCGCGTACGTGAGCCCGGAACATGTCAACGGCATGAGGGTTTACCCCGGCGCGTTGATCAACGAGGTGCACCCCCTGGCCCGATTCACCGACGGGACGTCCAACACGCTGATGCTCACCGAGGTGCGGACCCGCGACAACAGGAATGATCCCCGTGGCGTGTGGTCGGCCGCCTACTGCGGTGGGAGCATCATCAGCTACGACATGCACTCGAGCGAGGACCCGATCGGGACACTCAAGACCCGCAACTCGGACTACAACCCTTTTCGCAACGTGGACATCGACGCGTTTACCCCCAATGCCCGGCCCACGGGCAACAGCGATCGTCTGCGTGAGTGCCCGGACCGAGACGGCGCCGACCTGGAGCTGATGCCGTGCGACGCCGACAACGGCACCTGGACGGGCGCCTCGCCGCGCAGCATGCACCCCGGCGGCGTGAACGCCTCGCTCGTCGACGGCAGCGTGACCTGGTTGTCGGATGACATCGACCGCCACCTGATGGCCCGGATGATCAGCATCAACGACGGTCAGATGAACATCGAGGGCGAGCTGAGCGCCTCGGGCGGCCGCCGCCGAAACTAG
- a CDS encoding tetratricopeptide repeat protein: MPIDAAVSRCRQYSCEGVTALEQGDCQQAETLLRRAVEAAPQDADARRHLAETLWARGEQKEAIRHMRVAVTEEPRHASAVCRLGQMEAATGEWKLALSRAQQALHDDPKLSDAWALRGRSHLETGETELAMADLFRALEYAPNDRAVLADLARLYGQQRRPHKRLATVHRLIETFPHGETPVDPLIMEADAYAALGRNDDAAEGLRAAAQRWPQDPVLLCRLAEAEAAAGQQHAAVAAVRQALAVDQNHLPSQHLLARLSADPSQLR, from the coding sequence ATGCCGATCGACGCCGCGGTGAGCCGCTGTCGGCAGTACTCCTGCGAGGGGGTCACGGCGCTCGAGCAGGGAGACTGCCAGCAGGCAGAGACGCTTCTGCGGCGCGCCGTGGAAGCCGCGCCCCAAGACGCCGATGCGCGACGGCATCTGGCCGAGACCCTCTGGGCCCGCGGCGAGCAGAAGGAGGCAATCCGCCACATGCGTGTGGCGGTAACCGAAGAGCCCCGCCACGCGTCGGCGGTGTGCCGACTGGGCCAGATGGAGGCCGCTACCGGCGAGTGGAAGCTGGCGCTCAGCCGCGCTCAGCAGGCGCTGCACGACGACCCCAAGCTGTCCGACGCCTGGGCCTTGCGGGGCCGCTCTCACCTCGAAACCGGCGAGACCGAGCTGGCGATGGCCGACCTCTTCCGGGCGCTGGAGTATGCCCCGAACGACCGCGCCGTGCTCGCGGACCTGGCCCGCCTGTACGGCCAGCAGCGGCGCCCCCACAAGAGATTGGCGACGGTCCATCGTTTGATCGAAACCTTCCCCCACGGCGAGACTCCTGTCGACCCGCTGATCATGGAGGCAGACGCCTACGCGGCGCTGGGGCGCAACGACGACGCCGCAGAAGGACTGCGGGCTGCCGCGCAGCGTTGGCCACAAGACCCCGTGCTGCTGTGCCGCCTCGCCGAGGCGGAGGCCGCGGCCGGCCAGCAGCACGCAGCGGTGGCAGCGGTCCGGCAAGCCTTGGCGGTTGACCAGAACCACCTGCCTAGCCAGCATCTGCTGGCCCGATTGAGCGCAGATCCGTCGCAACTGCGATAA